A region of Trichoplusia ni isolate ovarian cell line Hi5 unplaced genomic scaffold, tn1 tig00000672, whole genome shotgun sequence DNA encodes the following proteins:
- the LOC113507123 gene encoding trypsin, alkaline C-like, translating into MAVPIDPQRIVGGELTTVNEYPTIVALLYSYFGTNFGQSCGGTILTNRAILTAGHCPSGDTTVRWRVRVGSSFANRGGIVHTLASITVHPKYNSRTIDNDVAILRTASIIAFGEVVQPAPIAGPNYILADNEVVWAAGWGTTASGGVSSEQLRHVQLWSINYEICKSRYAGRGTTVTDNMLCSGWLDVGGRDQCQGDSGGPLYHNGVVVGVCSWGAGCASPKYPGVNTRVSRFTSWIQTTVN; encoded by the exons ATGG CTGTCCCTATAGATCCACAGAGGATAGTTGGCGGTGAGCTGACTACAGTAAATGAGTACCCGACTATAGTAGCCCTGCTTTACTCCTACTTTGGGACGAACTTTGGACAGTCTTGTGGAGGCACTATCCTTACCAACAGAGCGATTCTTACTGCGGGCCACTGTCCTTC GGGTGACACTACCGTACGATGGCGAGTACGAGTAGGTTCCAGCTTTGCAAACAGAGGCGGCATCGTCCACACCCTGGCTTCCATCACAGTGCATCCTAAGTACAACTCTAGGACCATTGATAATGATGTGGCTATCCTTCGCACTGCCAGTATTATCGCATTTGGGGAAGTCGTCCAACCTGCTCCTATAGCCGGCCCCAACTATATCCTCGCCGACAACGAGGTCGTGTGGGCTGCTGGATGGGGCACTACCGCC TCCGGTGGAGTATCTTCAGAGCAACTACGTCACGTACAGTTATGGTCTATCAACTACGAGATCTGTAAGTCTCGGTACGCGGGGCGCGGTACTACCGTCACGGACAACATGTTGTGCTCCGGCTGGCTCGACGTCGGCGGTCGCGACCAGTGCCAGGGAGACTCCGGCGGTCCTCTCTACCACAACGGCGTCGTTGTTGGTGTCTGCTCGTGGGGCGCCGGCTGTGCCAGCCCAAAGTATCCAGGAGTCAACACACGAGTTTCCCGTTTTACATCTTGGATACAAActactgttaattaa
- the LOC113507127 gene encoding trypsin, alkaline C-like isoform X1, with translation MRVIALLALCFAAVAAVPRNPQRIVGGSVTTIDQYPSMASLLHSRTSSGHRQSCGGSILNNRAVLTAAHCTIGDAPARWQVRVGSTNANSGGVVHTVRSIINHPNYNAVTTDNDVAIIRVSSTFSFNNNVRAASIAGPNYNLGDNQVVWATGWGRLFFLGPASEQLRHVQVWTVNQNVCSQRYQTKGKIITPNMLCSGWLDVGGRDQCQGDSGGPLYHNGVVVGVCSWGEQCALPYYPGVNARVSRFSSWIQNNA, from the exons TTGCTGCTGTGGCAG CCGTTCCCAGGAATCCCCAGAGAATCGTCGGGGGTTCTGTCACCACTATTGACCAGTATCCATCTATGGCCTCACTCCTCCACTCTAGGACCTCATCTGGCCACAGGCAGTCCTGCGGAGGCTCCATCCTTAACAACAGAGCCGTCCTTACTGCTGCCCACTGCACCAT CGGTGATGCTCCTGCCAGATGGCAAGTCCGTGTAGGCTCCACCAACGCCAACAGCGGTGGTGTGGTTCACACCGTCCGATCCATAATCAACCATCCCAACTACAATGCTGTAACCACAGATAACGACGTTGCCATCATTCGCGTTTCTTCCACATTCTCCTTCAACAACAACGTGCGCGCTGCTTCTATCGCCGGCCCTAACTACAATCTTGGTGATAACCAAGTCGTCTGGGCTACTGGATGGGGACGTCTTTTC TTCCTGGGACCAGCCTCTGAGCAACTTCGCCACGTACAGGTCTGGACTGTGAACCAAAACGTTTGTAGCCAGCGTTACCAGACTAAAGGAAAAATTATCACCCCCAACATGTTGTGCTCCGGCTGGCTTGACGTCGGCGGTCGCGACCAGTGCCAGGGAGACTCCGGCGGTCCTCTCTACCATAACGGTGTTGTTGTTGGTGTTTGCTCTTGGGGTGAACAATGTGCTCTCCCGTATTACCCCGGTGTTAATGCTCGCGTATCTCGCTTCTCCTCATGGATTCAGAACAATGCTTAA
- the LOC113507127 gene encoding trypsin, alkaline C-like isoform X2, whose translation MASLLHSRTSSGHRQSCGGSILNNRAVLTAAHCTIGDAPARWQVRVGSTNANSGGVVHTVRSIINHPNYNAVTTDNDVAIIRVSSTFSFNNNVRAASIAGPNYNLGDNQVVWATGWGRLFFLGPASEQLRHVQVWTVNQNVCSQRYQTKGKIITPNMLCSGWLDVGGRDQCQGDSGGPLYHNGVVVGVCSWGEQCALPYYPGVNARVSRFSSWIQNNA comes from the exons ATGGCCTCACTCCTCCACTCTAGGACCTCATCTGGCCACAGGCAGTCCTGCGGAGGCTCCATCCTTAACAACAGAGCCGTCCTTACTGCTGCCCACTGCACCAT CGGTGATGCTCCTGCCAGATGGCAAGTCCGTGTAGGCTCCACCAACGCCAACAGCGGTGGTGTGGTTCACACCGTCCGATCCATAATCAACCATCCCAACTACAATGCTGTAACCACAGATAACGACGTTGCCATCATTCGCGTTTCTTCCACATTCTCCTTCAACAACAACGTGCGCGCTGCTTCTATCGCCGGCCCTAACTACAATCTTGGTGATAACCAAGTCGTCTGGGCTACTGGATGGGGACGTCTTTTC TTCCTGGGACCAGCCTCTGAGCAACTTCGCCACGTACAGGTCTGGACTGTGAACCAAAACGTTTGTAGCCAGCGTTACCAGACTAAAGGAAAAATTATCACCCCCAACATGTTGTGCTCCGGCTGGCTTGACGTCGGCGGTCGCGACCAGTGCCAGGGAGACTCCGGCGGTCCTCTCTACCATAACGGTGTTGTTGTTGGTGTTTGCTCTTGGGGTGAACAATGTGCTCTCCCGTATTACCCCGGTGTTAATGCTCGCGTATCTCGCTTCTCCTCATGGATTCAGAACAATGCTTAA